The Kribbella shirazensis genomic interval TCGCCGCGCCGCACCGAGTGCACGTCCAGGACGGTCGACTTCACCGACAGTGCGCCGCGGTCGCCGAGCCACATCCCGGTCCCCATCCGCAGCCTCACGTCGTCGCCGATGTCGGCCAGCTTCTGCGCCGGTACGTGCGACACCCACAGCGTGCTCTTCCGTACGTCGAGCGCCGCCTTGGCCAGCTGCTGCGCCTCGCGGAGGTTGGCCGACGTACCGCCCGCGCCCATCGGGAAGTGCAGGGACCAGCCCTCGAAGCGGATCCGGTCGAGCGCGTTCAGCAGCATCGTGTGCCGCAGTTCGCGGGCGCCGATGCCGTGCCGGCGCATCGAGGTCATCACCTCGATCAGCACCCGGCTGCCGGCCGGGATCGAGACCAGATCGGCCAGCCGGCTGACCGTGTGGATCACGTTCTTGCTCTGCGGTACCTGCAGGAACGGCCGCCACGGTGACAGCACCACGACGTCCTCGCGCGGTTCCGCGGGGACCTCGAAGTACGTCCCGACCGCGACCGTCCGGGCGCCGAGGGCACGCGCCTCGGCGAACAGGCGGTGGTTGCCGAACCCGTACCCGTTGCCCTTGGCGACCGGGACGATGTCAGGGTTCCACGTGGAACGCAGGTGTTCGCGCCATCGATCGGAATCGACGTGCAGGACTAGGGGCATGGTGTCAACGCCGTCTCATGTAGAGGTCGAATGCGGTGTAGAGCGCCTTGTTCAACGGCAGGTCCCACTCACCGACGTACTCGACGGCCTCGCCGCCGGTCCCGGTCTTGAACTGGATCAGCCCGACGTGCGGGTCGTTCGGGTCCAAGGTGTCGGTGATGCCCCGTAGGTCGTACACGGACGCGCCCGCCGCGAGCGCGTCCGTCATCATGCGCCACTGGATCGCGTTCGATCCGCGCACGTCGCGTTTGGCGGTCGAGCTGGCACCGTAGGAGTACCAGGAGTGTCCGCCGACCCGGACCCAGATCGTCGACGCGACCAGGTCGCCCTCGTGATGGGCGTTGTAGATCCGGAAGTCACAGCAGTCGGCTGGCTGGTTGGCCATCGCGGCGTACATCTTCTCGAAGTACGGCAGCGGGCGCGGGGTGAAGTGGTCGCGGTGGGCGGTCTCGACGTACAGCGCGTGGAAGGCCTTGATGTCCTCCGGTCCGCCCTGCGTCACCTCGACCCCGGCCTTGGCCGCCTTCTTGATGTTGCGCCGCCAGAGCTGG includes:
- a CDS encoding alanine racemase; this encodes MPLVLHVDSDRWREHLRSTWNPDIVPVAKGNGYGFGNHRLFAEARALGARTVAVGTYFEVPAEPREDVVVLSPWRPFLQVPQSKNVIHTVSRLADLVSIPAGSRVLIEVMTSMRRHGIGARELRHTMLLNALDRIRFEGWSLHFPMGAGGTSANLREAQQLAKAALDVRKSTLWVSHVPAQKLADIGDDVRLRMGTGMWLGDRGALSVKSTVLDVHSVRRGERVGYRQRRVSGDGHILIVSGGTAHGVGLEAPTAAATVRQRAIAMAKGSLDAAGMALSPFSIEGKQRWFAEPPHMQASMLFLPSSVAPPAVGDEIDLDVRYTTTSFDKVSMD